Proteins encoded in a region of the Ruegeria sp. AD91A genome:
- a CDS encoding UDP-glucuronic acid decarboxylase family protein: MARLYDSRKRVLVTGGAGFLGSHLCDRLLNQGHEVLCVDNLFTGTKRNIDHLHNNPRFEFMRHDVTFPLFVEVDEIYNLACPASPVHYQHDPVQTTKTSVHGAINMLGLAKRLKCKIFQASTSEVYGDPTIHPQTEDYWGNVNPVGPRSCYDEGKRCAETLFFDYHRQMGLEIKVARIFNTYGPRMHPADGRVVSNFIMQALTGEPITIFGDGTQTRSFCYVDDLIEGFIRLMETGTDVTGPVNLGNPNEFSMNELAREVQALVGAETPVSFKQLPEDDPKQRQPDITLARTLLGWEPRVQLKEGLNATIRYFRELQAEVET; this comes from the coding sequence ATGGCCCGCCTTTATGACAGTCGAAAACGTGTTCTCGTAACCGGTGGGGCCGGGTTTCTGGGCTCGCATCTGTGCGACCGGCTTCTGAATCAGGGGCACGAGGTTCTGTGCGTCGACAACCTGTTCACCGGCACCAAGCGCAATATCGACCATCTGCACAACAACCCGCGGTTCGAGTTCATGCGCCACGATGTGACCTTCCCTCTGTTTGTGGAAGTGGACGAGATCTATAACCTCGCCTGCCCGGCCTCGCCCGTGCATTACCAACACGATCCGGTGCAGACGACCAAGACCAGCGTGCATGGCGCGATCAACATGTTGGGTCTGGCGAAGCGGCTGAAATGCAAGATCTTTCAGGCCTCGACCTCCGAAGTCTATGGTGACCCCACCATCCATCCCCAAACCGAAGACTATTGGGGCAACGTCAACCCGGTTGGTCCGCGTTCGTGCTACGACGAAGGCAAACGCTGCGCCGAGACGCTGTTCTTCGATTACCACCGGCAGATGGGGCTTGAGATCAAGGTCGCCCGGATTTTCAACACCTACGGGCCCAGAATGCACCCCGCCGACGGGCGCGTGGTGTCAAACTTCATCATGCAAGCGCTGACCGGCGAGCCGATCACGATCTTTGGCGACGGTACGCAAACCCGGTCTTTCTGTTATGTGGATGACCTGATCGAAGGGTTCATCCGGTTGATGGAGACCGGCACAGACGTCACTGGCCCGGTCAATCTGGGCAATCCCAATGAATTCTCGATGAACGAACTGGCCCGCGAAGTGCAGGCCCTTGTGGGGGCCGAAACCCCCGTCAGTTTCAAGCAATTGCCAGAGGATGACCCGAAACAGCGTCAGCCCGATATCACTCTGGCGCGGACCCTTCTGGGCTGGGAACCCAGAGTGCAGCTGAAAGAAGGGCTGAACGCAACCATCCGGTATTTCCGCGAGCTTCAGGCCGAAGTCGAGACCTAG